From the genome of Deinococcus sp. JMULE3, one region includes:
- a CDS encoding molybdopterin-dependent oxidoreductase, with translation MTPLHIARVALSALLLSPAAAQTWGAPATWKPFTYARAAQPTPARASGERIMLELDGTAGTLNLTLRQLQAMPAVRYATEHRQLKQTFTYQGVTLRDLAARGGFAGKDLRVYASNGYFTTIKASDYMNDPLMLAYSADGKAITAQFKGPLTVVLPPQIDRYRALEYGAAWVWYVERIAPLK, from the coding sequence GTGACCCCGCTGCACATCGCCCGCGTGGCCCTGAGCGCCCTGCTGCTGTCCCCCGCTGCCGCGCAGACCTGGGGCGCCCCCGCGACCTGGAAGCCCTTCACGTACGCCCGCGCCGCCCAGCCCACCCCGGCCCGAGCGTCCGGCGAGCGGATCATGCTGGAACTCGACGGGACCGCAGGCACGCTGAACCTCACGCTGCGGCAACTGCAGGCCATGCCCGCCGTGCGTTACGCCACCGAGCACCGCCAGCTGAAACAGACCTTCACGTACCAGGGTGTCACGCTGCGTGACCTCGCCGCGCGCGGCGGATTCGCCGGGAAGGACCTGCGCGTGTACGCCAGCAACGGGTACTTCACGACCATCAAGGCCAGCGACTACATGAACGACCCACTGATGCTCGCGTACAGCGCCGACGGCAAGGCCATCACCGCGCAGTTCAAGGGCCCGCTGACGGTCGTGCTGCCCCCGCAGATTGATCGGTACCGCGCTCTTGAATACGGCGCCGCGTGGGTGTGGTACGTCGAGCGGATCGCCCCGCTGAAATGA
- a CDS encoding DUF4384 domain-containing protein yields the protein MNAKLSLTLPLLSAALGLGAPALAAPTLSAQSIIVNPVQTDLNVKVWTDRDSSGAGTPAYRPGEKIKLFTSVNQDAYVYLFNVDPQGQVDLILPNRFQGGANFLKANTVKAFPSAGDPFTFDIAAPYGVNKVLALASRTPLKLDQIATFKSQNSFASVTVTGQQGLAQALSIVVTPVPQTSWVTDTAFYAVAAPTAAAPLRTAPAPAPVATQPAPRTAQALSVTVQPKTPASPWGSAREWSTVVANQADLRALHDRYAAFLRAEGYTLTELKSKNSEVKSEYRRANGGKAELTVKRKGNRIEVKVERR from the coding sequence ATGAACGCGAAACTCTCCCTGACCCTTCCCCTGCTCAGCGCCGCGCTGGGCCTGGGTGCGCCCGCGCTGGCCGCCCCGACCCTGAGTGCCCAGAGCATCATCGTGAACCCCGTGCAGACGGACCTGAACGTGAAGGTCTGGACCGACCGTGACAGCAGCGGTGCGGGGACCCCCGCGTACCGCCCCGGCGAGAAGATCAAGCTGTTCACCAGCGTGAACCAGGACGCGTACGTGTACCTGTTCAACGTCGACCCGCAGGGGCAGGTGGACCTGATCCTGCCCAACCGCTTCCAGGGGGGCGCGAACTTCCTGAAGGCGAACACCGTCAAGGCGTTCCCCAGCGCCGGTGATCCGTTCACGTTCGATATCGCCGCGCCGTACGGCGTGAACAAGGTGCTGGCCCTGGCGAGCCGCACGCCGCTGAAACTCGATCAGATCGCGACGTTCAAATCCCAGAATTCCTTCGCGTCGGTGACCGTGACCGGGCAGCAGGGGCTGGCGCAGGCGCTGAGCATCGTGGTGACGCCCGTCCCGCAGACGAGCTGGGTGACCGACACGGCCTTCTACGCGGTGGCCGCCCCGACGGCAGCCGCGCCCCTGCGCACGGCCCCCGCGCCCGCCCCGGTGGCGACGCAGCCCGCGCCGCGCACCGCCCAGGCACTGTCGGTGACGGTGCAGCCCAAGACTCCGGCCAGCCCGTGGGGGTCGGCGCGCGAGTGGAGCACCGTGGTCGCCAATCAGGCGGACCTGCGCGCCCTGCATGACCGGTACGCGGCGTTCCTGCGTGCCGAGGGCTACACCCTGACGGAACTGAAGAGCAAGAACAGCGAGGTCAAGAGCGAGTACCGCCGCGCGAACGGCGGGAAGGCCGAACTGACCGTGAAACGCAAGGGCAACCGCATCGAGGTGAAGGTCGAGCGCCGCTGA
- a CDS encoding acyl-CoA dehydrogenase family protein, with protein MNFELPGDLRDMQAIIRDFMLTRVEARAHEIEETNHVPEDLLREAAELGLFGLSIPEEYGGVGLGALGRCAVYEALGMGHMGFGGVISAHASIGTSGLVKLGTDEQKARFLPHMATGECVAGFAITEPSSGSDAANIRTRAERRGDAYVLNGTKHYISNAPIAGLLTVIAVTDPTRGSKGMSAFLVEPQSTPGVSIGKIDEKMGQKGALSAEVIFQDAVIPAANLLGPEHLGYREALGILTNGRVGIAARSTGAMQRLLDLSVAHAQAREQFGKPIAEFQAVQFMLAEMEIAVQTSRVLWQKVAWMVDQGQDVRRMASVAKYHATEALSQVADKAVQVAGGMGYMKDSPVERYYRDQRLLRIYEGTSEIQKLIIAGDLLR; from the coding sequence ATGAACTTCGAGCTGCCCGGCGACCTGCGCGACATGCAGGCGATCATCCGCGATTTCATGCTCACGCGCGTCGAAGCCCGCGCGCACGAGATCGAGGAGACCAACCACGTCCCCGAGGACCTGCTGCGCGAGGCCGCCGAGCTGGGCCTGTTCGGCCTGAGCATCCCCGAGGAGTACGGCGGGGTCGGCCTGGGCGCCCTGGGCCGCTGCGCCGTGTACGAGGCGCTCGGCATGGGCCACATGGGCTTCGGCGGCGTGATCAGCGCGCACGCCAGCATCGGCACCAGCGGTCTCGTGAAGCTCGGTACCGACGAGCAGAAGGCGCGCTTCCTGCCGCACATGGCGACCGGCGAGTGCGTCGCGGGCTTCGCCATCACCGAACCCAGTTCCGGCAGCGACGCCGCGAACATCCGCACCCGCGCCGAGCGGCGCGGCGACGCGTACGTCCTGAACGGCACCAAACACTACATCAGCAACGCGCCCATCGCGGGCCTCCTGACCGTCATCGCCGTCACCGACCCCACCCGCGGCAGCAAGGGCATGAGTGCCTTCCTCGTCGAGCCGCAGAGCACGCCCGGCGTCAGCATCGGCAAGATCGACGAGAAGATGGGCCAGAAAGGCGCCCTGAGCGCCGAGGTGATCTTCCAGGACGCGGTGATCCCCGCCGCGAACCTCCTGGGCCCCGAACACCTCGGGTACCGCGAGGCACTGGGTATCCTCACGAACGGCCGCGTCGGCATCGCCGCGCGCAGCACCGGCGCCATGCAGCGCCTGCTCGACCTGTCCGTCGCGCACGCCCAGGCGCGCGAACAGTTCGGGAAACCCATCGCGGAGTTCCAGGCGGTGCAGTTCATGCTCGCCGAGATGGAGATCGCCGTGCAGACCAGCCGCGTCCTGTGGCAGAAAGTCGCCTGGATGGTCGACCAGGGCCAGGACGTGCGCCGCATGGCCTCTGTCGCCAAGTACCACGCCACCGAGGCCCTCTCGCAGGTGGCGGACAAGGCCGTGCAGGTCGCGGGCGGCATGGGCTACATGAAAGACAGCCCCGTCGAACGCTACTACCGCGACCAGCGCCTCCTGCGCATCTACGAGGGCACCAGCGAGATCCAGAAACTCATCATCGCGGGCGACCTGCTGCGCTGA
- a CDS encoding BTAD domain-containing putative transcriptional regulator: protein MTDGHGPQGDRPQGDWLLRTLGQAEVLRGGVPVAWPARSAEELLWYLHAHPDGRYRHDLLRDLWDLEDTPAAANRFRVALHRLRHALNFPEAVTERGGRYTLHPDLLAASDTAALHRALRGARTAQLPREQEELLRRALACADGEYLPHLRGEWVHEARQAHRAAVVEAHLTLARLHCAAHECPLAAQDLVRAAQTDPLIGEDHHQRLMACLAMTQDRYAATEYYRRYRQYLLTEVGDTPLPETVAFAERLKDGELPCVNVPFQPAGSTDHGEP, encoded by the coding sequence ATGACCGACGGACACGGGCCACAGGGGGACAGGCCGCAGGGGGACTGGCTGCTGCGCACGCTGGGGCAGGCGGAGGTGCTGCGCGGCGGCGTGCCGGTCGCGTGGCCCGCCCGCAGCGCCGAGGAACTGCTGTGGTACCTGCACGCGCACCCGGACGGCCGCTACCGGCACGACCTGCTGCGCGACCTGTGGGACCTGGAGGACACCCCGGCCGCCGCGAACCGCTTCCGGGTGGCGCTGCACCGCCTGCGGCACGCGCTGAACTTCCCGGAGGCCGTCACCGAGCGCGGCGGGCGGTACACGCTGCACCCGGACCTGCTGGCGGCCAGTGACACGGCGGCGCTGCACCGGGCGCTGCGGGGTGCCCGCACGGCGCAGTTGCCCCGCGAGCAGGAGGAACTGCTGCGCCGGGCGCTGGCCTGCGCGGACGGCGAGTACCTGCCGCACCTGCGGGGCGAGTGGGTGCACGAGGCCCGGCAGGCGCACCGCGCGGCGGTCGTGGAGGCGCACCTGACCCTGGCGCGGCTGCACTGCGCGGCGCACGAGTGCCCACTGGCCGCGCAGGACCTCGTGCGGGCCGCGCAGACCGACCCGCTGATCGGCGAGGATCACCACCAGCGCCTGATGGCGTGCCTGGCCATGACCCAGGACCGCTACGCCGCCACCGAGTACTACCGCCGCTACCGCCAGTACCTCCTGACCGAGGTCGGGGACACGCCCCTGCCGGAAACCGTGGCGTTCGCCGAGCGGCTCAAGGACGGGGAACTGCCGTGCGTGAACGTCCCGTTCCAGCCCGCCGGGTCCACCGATCACGGCGAACCCTGA
- a CDS encoding M15 family metallopeptidase: MISAVRFWSLGLALGLGGATALTPAESTAVKRLVAAYPAFLRGVDGNALVWRDGTRMPLTRSAATTYPARLDAPGLLDQLDAAYPACAPLTAPAYLSDPGRTRFEPLLRKMYGASEAAVRASLVTVDWFGQPLRVTRVNGVADSLRAVAAELATHPEWRALLTPSAGTFLWRTVAGTPRRSVHSFGAAIDLNTARAAYWQWSGSREGQRGIPWRNAFPAGLVHTFERHGWIWGGRWYHLDTMHFEYRPELTGGCHAAR; this comes from the coding sequence GTGATCAGTGCTGTCCGGTTCTGGAGCCTGGGGCTGGCCCTGGGTCTGGGTGGGGCGACTGCCCTGACGCCCGCCGAATCCACGGCCGTGAAGCGGCTGGTGGCGGCCTACCCGGCGTTCCTGCGCGGGGTGGACGGCAACGCGCTCGTGTGGCGCGACGGCACGCGCATGCCCCTGACCCGCAGCGCCGCCACCACGTACCCGGCGCGGCTGGACGCACCGGGCCTGCTGGATCAGCTGGACGCCGCGTACCCCGCCTGCGCGCCCCTGACCGCCCCCGCGTACCTGAGCGATCCGGGCCGCACGCGATTCGAACCCCTGCTGCGGAAGATGTACGGCGCCTCCGAAGCTGCCGTGCGCGCCAGCCTCGTGACCGTGGACTGGTTCGGGCAGCCGCTGCGGGTCACGCGCGTGAACGGCGTGGCTGACTCGCTGCGGGCCGTCGCCGCCGAGCTCGCCACGCACCCGGAGTGGCGCGCCCTCCTCACGCCCAGCGCCGGCACGTTCCTGTGGCGCACGGTGGCGGGCACGCCCCGGCGCAGCGTCCACTCGTTCGGCGCGGCCATCGACCTGAACACCGCCCGCGCCGCGTACTGGCAGTGGAGCGGCTCCCGCGAGGGCCAGCGCGGCATTCCCTGGCGCAACGCGTTTCCGGCGGGACTGGTCCACACCTTCGAGCGGCACGGCTGGATCTGGGGGGGCCGCTGGTACCACCTGGACACCATGCACTTCGAGTACCGTCCGGAACTCACGGGCGGATGCCACGCGGCCCGCTGA
- a CDS encoding GNAT family N-acetyltransferase encodes MTPQPTTFRPLTLRPVRPGDAHTIAAHRYPDARDLPERPAYAAWVAQAIRDGLYLGFLLGDGAEVIAGAGVTLLHWGPTRGDPQPWRARIVNVWTHPDCRRAGHARTLVTTCLDALRARGVTRVSLGSSDMARSLYAGLGFTASPHEMTLTLRD; translated from the coding sequence GTGACGCCCCAGCCCACCACCTTTCGGCCCCTCACCCTCCGGCCCGTCAGGCCCGGCGACGCCCACACCATCGCCGCGCACCGCTACCCGGACGCCCGCGACCTCCCCGAGCGGCCCGCGTACGCCGCGTGGGTCGCGCAGGCCATCCGGGACGGACTGTACCTGGGGTTCCTGCTGGGGGACGGGGCCGAGGTGATCGCCGGGGCGGGCGTGACCCTGCTGCACTGGGGGCCCACGCGCGGCGACCCGCAACCGTGGCGGGCGCGGATCGTGAACGTCTGGACGCACCCCGACTGCCGCCGCGCCGGGCACGCCCGCACCCTGGTCACCACTTGCCTGGACGCGCTGCGCGCGCGGGGCGTCACGCGCGTCAGCCTGGGCAGCAGCGACATGGCCCGCTCCCTGTACGCCGGGCTGGGCTTTACGGCCAGCCCGCACGAGATGACCCTCACCCTGCGCGACTGA
- the soxR gene encoding redox-sensitive transcriptional activator SoxR, with protein sequence MPEPLTPAQLAARSGLSVPSLHHYEREGLISAARTGGNQRRYAPDTLRRLAFIRAAARVGVPLAEIREALSTLRGARPPSAQDWAALSATWRDTLNARIDTLTRLRDDLEGCIACGCLSLDRCALHNPGDRVGRTLPGGSQLLGDR encoded by the coding sequence ATGCCCGAGCCCCTCACGCCCGCCCAGCTCGCCGCGCGCAGCGGCCTGAGCGTTCCCAGCCTCCACCACTACGAACGCGAGGGCCTGATCAGCGCCGCGCGCACCGGCGGCAACCAGCGCCGCTACGCGCCCGACACGCTGCGCCGCCTCGCGTTCATCCGCGCCGCCGCCCGCGTCGGCGTGCCCCTCGCCGAGATCCGCGAGGCGCTGAGCACCCTCCGCGGTGCACGACCCCCCAGCGCGCAGGACTGGGCGGCCCTGTCCGCCACGTGGCGTGACACCCTGAACGCCCGCATCGACACCCTGACCCGCCTGCGCGACGACCTGGAGGGCTGCATCGCCTGCGGGTGCCTCAGCCTGGACCGCTGCGCGCTGCACAACCCCGGCGACCGCGTGGGCCGCACCCTGCCCGGCGGCAGTCAGCTCCTGGGGGACCGGTGA
- a CDS encoding VOC family protein, with protein MMTTPSLSPTHHVRLARPSLDLDAAQRFYADGLGLRVLHRSSHDEFAALLMLGLPGAAWHLELTQAHHVHVPPTPTGEDLLVIYLNGPVPPELIGRLEAHGGTRVPALNPYWDRWGVTIRDPDGYRLVLCERGWSNGP; from the coding sequence ATGATGACCACCCCCAGCCTCTCCCCCACCCACCACGTGCGGCTGGCGCGGCCCAGCCTGGACCTGGACGCCGCGCAGCGCTTCTACGCGGACGGCCTGGGCCTGCGGGTGCTGCACCGCAGTTCGCACGACGAGTTCGCCGCGCTGCTGATGCTGGGTCTGCCCGGCGCCGCGTGGCACCTGGAACTCACGCAGGCGCATCACGTGCACGTACCGCCCACGCCGACCGGGGAGGACCTGCTCGTGATCTACCTGAACGGTCCGGTCCCGCCGGAGCTGATCGGGCGGCTGGAGGCCCACGGGGGCACGCGCGTCCCGGCGCTGAACCCCTACTGGGACCGCTGGGGCGTGACGATCCGTGACCCGGACGGCTACCGGCTGGTGCTGTGTGAGCGGGGCTGGAGCAACGGCCCGTGA
- a CDS encoding DUF1697 domain-containing protein: MIFVALLHAVNLGATRKVPMADLRALLTGLGLEGVRTYIQSGNAVFEAEPDPALRGQLEDALGARFGFPVPVTLRTAPEWHEAAQGCPAHLRNEPVVLAFLRDPPDPARVEALRGRDVTPERWEVAGGTLYQTVPDGVRNLRLSAAVIERHLGVKVTVRNERTVQAIAAMLDT; the protein is encoded by the coding sequence ATGATCTTCGTGGCGCTGCTGCACGCCGTGAACCTGGGCGCGACACGCAAGGTGCCCATGGCGGACCTGCGCGCCCTGCTGACCGGGCTGGGACTGGAGGGGGTACGGACGTACATCCAGAGCGGGAACGCCGTGTTCGAGGCGGAACCCGACCCGGCGCTGCGCGGGCAGCTGGAGGACGCGCTCGGGGCCCGCTTCGGGTTTCCGGTCCCGGTGACGCTCCGCACCGCCCCCGAGTGGCACGAGGCGGCCCAGGGCTGCCCGGCCCACCTGCGAAACGAACCGGTGGTCCTGGCGTTCCTGCGCGACCCGCCCGACCCGGCGCGCGTGGAGGCCCTGCGCGGGCGGGACGTGACCCCAGAACGCTGGGAGGTCGCGGGGGGAACGCTGTACCAGACGGTCCCGGACGGCGTGCGGAACCTGCGGCTGTCCGCCGCCGTGATCGAGCGCCACCTGGGGGTGAAGGTCACGGTCCGGAACGAGCGGACTGTGCAGGCCATCGCGGCGATGCTGGACACCTGA
- a CDS encoding DMT family transporter, with amino-acid sequence MARLRFAPAAFLSAAPLLFVLLWSTGFLGTKGAARNADPFAYLTVRFVLAAALMALLTAALRAPWPTRAQAGRAAVTGLLLHAGYLGGVTTAIWLGLPAGVTSVLVGVQPLLTGLLSWPVLGERVTARQWAGLGLGFAGVLLVMEGRLGGNLHGSLGSPAALGAAGFALLCTTAGTLYQRRAGADMPLLGGTTAQYVASAAALGLITLARGGGEIHWNAEFILSLTWLVLVLSVGAILLLMRLLRDLPAARVNSLFYLVPPLTVLESWLLFGERLSTVSLGGLALCVAGVALAATTPRRAPAPDPARD; translated from the coding sequence ATGGCCCGCCTGCGATTCGCGCCCGCCGCCTTCCTGTCGGCGGCGCCGCTGCTGTTCGTGCTGCTCTGGAGCACCGGGTTCCTGGGCACCAAGGGCGCGGCGCGCAACGCGGACCCCTTCGCGTACCTGACGGTGCGTTTCGTGCTGGCCGCCGCGCTGATGGCGCTGCTGACAGCCGCGCTGCGCGCCCCGTGGCCCACGCGGGCGCAGGCGGGCCGCGCGGCCGTGACGGGCCTGCTGCTGCACGCCGGGTACCTGGGCGGCGTGACGACCGCCATCTGGCTGGGCCTCCCGGCGGGCGTGACGAGCGTGCTGGTGGGCGTGCAACCCCTCCTGACGGGCCTGCTGTCGTGGCCGGTGCTGGGCGAACGGGTCACGGCGCGGCAGTGGGCGGGGCTCGGCTTAGGCTTCGCGGGCGTGCTGCTGGTCATGGAAGGCCGACTCGGCGGGAACCTGCACGGGTCGCTGGGCAGTCCCGCCGCGCTGGGAGCCGCGGGCTTCGCGCTGCTGTGCACCACGGCGGGCACCCTCTACCAGCGGCGCGCCGGGGCGGACATGCCGCTGCTGGGCGGCACGACCGCGCAGTACGTCGCGAGCGCCGCCGCGCTGGGCCTGATCACCCTGGCACGCGGGGGCGGCGAGATCCACTGGAACGCGGAATTCATCCTGTCCCTGACGTGGCTGGTGCTGGTCCTGTCGGTCGGCGCGATCCTGCTGCTCATGCGGCTGCTGCGCGACCTCCCGGCGGCGCGCGTGAACAGCCTGTTCTACCTGGTGCCGCCCCTGACTGTGCTGGAAAGCTGGCTGCTGTTCGGCGAACGCCTCAGTACGGTGTCGCTGGGCGGACTCGCGCTGTGCGTCGCGGGGGTCGCGCTGGCCGCCACCACGCCCCGCCGCGCCCCCGCACCGGACCCTGCCCGCGACTGA
- a CDS encoding bifunctional diguanylate cyclase/phosphodiesterase has protein sequence MTIHAANVRIYEKRTETALLAAVALHAALVLAAGHLPGRAWITGGAYLLGLLTCVLVTAGAARGGHPAQRPLLRRFTLALGALLLGDAITLSFELRGLPIPALGVADTLYGAYYLLMAWGLLKLTRLRLRSLRTIAMILDSLIVMVILGTLCWTFLLTGNVPLHAAGAVYMTLDLALIAVGLLALRQQRLSVPVALICAGLALIVGGDLHYAVLGSYASGDRADFLYLWGTALQALGLWQRREQSVRGVQWRPPRPVRVWLAAFPYLAGGLTCAALLLARPTPVTLWGAALTFLLVLIRQSTVLEENRLLARKLRHSAAELERRGARLRHQARHDTLTGLPNRSEFEDQLRAALSGPAAVMFIDLDGFKDVNDTFGHPVGDELLRLVTARLQAHLPARATLARVGGDEFTLVLPGADERQAMHAARQLLGSLRDPVPLVGLSLQVSASIGVSLAPRDGTDVTTLQRRADTAMYHAKRSGRQQVQLFTPSLDEQRRERLILEAALRRALTGDEFTLHYQPQLRGPHLESVEALLRWTAPDLGTVTPGRFIPVAEQCGLILPLGRWVRERACEQAAAWHRQGRALRVAVNVSPLEFAQPDFVPHVQDLLARLDLPAHLLELEVTEGVLVQDLTGTAAKLRELRAAGVRISVDDFGVQHASLSALMALPADVLKLDRSFLTGPGGGARPPPDRRCCAPCTPWAAN, from the coding sequence ATGACGATCCACGCCGCCAACGTCCGCATCTACGAGAAGCGGACCGAAACTGCCCTGCTGGCCGCAGTGGCCCTGCACGCCGCGCTGGTCCTCGCGGCTGGTCACCTGCCGGGCCGCGCCTGGATCACCGGCGGCGCGTACCTGCTGGGCCTGCTCACCTGCGTCCTCGTGACCGCCGGTGCGGCCCGCGGCGGTCACCCCGCGCAGCGGCCCCTGCTGCGCCGCTTCACGCTGGCGCTGGGCGCGCTGCTGCTGGGCGACGCCATCACCCTCAGCTTCGAACTGCGCGGCCTGCCCATCCCGGCCCTGGGCGTCGCGGACACCCTGTACGGCGCGTACTACCTGCTGATGGCCTGGGGCCTGCTGAAACTCACGCGGCTACGCCTGAGATCCCTGCGGACCATCGCCATGATCCTCGACAGCCTGATCGTCATGGTCATCCTGGGCACCCTGTGCTGGACGTTCCTGCTCACCGGGAACGTCCCACTGCACGCGGCAGGCGCCGTGTACATGACGCTGGACCTCGCCCTGATCGCCGTCGGGCTGCTGGCCCTGCGTCAGCAGCGCCTGAGCGTCCCCGTCGCGCTGATCTGCGCCGGACTGGCCCTGATCGTCGGCGGGGACCTGCACTACGCCGTGCTGGGCAGCTACGCGTCCGGGGACCGCGCGGACTTCCTGTACCTGTGGGGCACCGCCCTGCAGGCCCTGGGCCTCTGGCAGCGCCGCGAGCAGTCCGTGCGGGGCGTCCAGTGGCGCCCCCCCCGGCCCGTGCGCGTGTGGCTGGCGGCCTTCCCATACCTGGCGGGCGGCCTGACCTGCGCCGCGCTGCTCCTCGCCCGGCCCACACCCGTCACGCTGTGGGGCGCCGCGCTGACGTTCCTGCTCGTCCTGATCCGCCAGAGCACCGTGCTGGAGGAAAACCGCCTGCTGGCCCGCAAGCTGCGGCACTCCGCGGCGGAACTCGAGCGGCGCGGCGCGCGGCTGCGGCATCAGGCGCGGCACGACACCCTGACCGGCCTGCCCAACCGCAGCGAGTTCGAGGACCAGCTGCGCGCGGCCCTGAGTGGCCCCGCCGCCGTGATGTTCATCGACCTGGACGGCTTCAAGGACGTGAACGACACCTTCGGGCACCCGGTCGGGGACGAGCTGCTGCGGCTGGTCACGGCGCGGCTCCAGGCGCACCTCCCGGCGCGCGCCACGCTGGCCCGCGTGGGCGGCGACGAGTTCACGCTGGTCCTCCCCGGCGCGGACGAACGGCAGGCCATGCACGCCGCGCGGCAACTGCTGGGCAGCCTGCGCGACCCCGTGCCGCTCGTCGGCCTGAGCCTCCAGGTGTCCGCGTCCATCGGCGTGAGCCTCGCCCCGCGCGACGGCACGGACGTCACGACCCTGCAGCGACGCGCCGACACCGCCATGTACCACGCCAAACGCAGCGGACGGCAACAGGTGCAGCTGTTCACACCCAGCCTGGACGAGCAACGCCGCGAACGCCTGATTCTCGAAGCGGCCCTGCGCCGCGCCCTGACCGGCGACGAGTTCACCCTGCACTACCAGCCGCAGCTGCGCGGCCCGCACCTGGAAAGCGTCGAGGCGCTGCTGCGCTGGACCGCGCCGGACCTGGGCACCGTCACGCCCGGCCGGTTCATTCCGGTCGCGGAACAGTGCGGCCTGATCCTCCCGCTGGGCCGCTGGGTGCGTGAACGGGCCTGTGAGCAGGCCGCCGCGTGGCACCGGCAGGGCCGCGCCCTGCGGGTCGCGGTGAACGTCTCCCCGCTGGAGTTCGCGCAGCCGGACTTCGTGCCGCACGTGCAGGACCTGCTGGCGCGCCTGGACCTGCCCGCGCACCTGCTGGAACTGGAGGTCACCGAGGGCGTCCTCGTGCAGGACCTCACGGGCACCGCCGCGAAACTCCGCGAGCTGCGCGCCGCCGGGGTCCGCATCAGCGTGGATGATTTCGGCGTGCAGCACGCGTCCCTGAGCGCCCTGATGGCCCTGCCGGCCGACGTGCTGAAACTCGACCGGAGCTTCCTGACCGGGCCCGGCGGTGGGGCGCGCCCGCCGCCGGACCGCAGGTGCTGCGCGCCGTGCACACCCTGGGCCGCGAACTGA
- a CDS encoding EAL domain-containing protein, translating to MLRAVHTLGRELNLDVLAEGVETPEQHAMLRDLGFEYMQGFLFSPALPPKELDAWRAGRLMVDG from the coding sequence GTGCTGCGCGCCGTGCACACCCTGGGCCGCGAACTGAACCTCGACGTGCTCGCCGAAGGCGTCGAGACGCCCGAGCAGCACGCCATGCTGCGCGACCTGGGCTTCGAGTACATGCAGGGCTTCCTGTTCTCCCCCGCCCTGCCCCCGAAGGAACTGGACGCGTGGCGCGCCGGGCGGCTGATGGTTGATGGTTGA